From one Rhizobium rosettiformans genomic stretch:
- a CDS encoding TolB family protein: protein MRSSVEIYDMTTRECEVVWQTDDLVEAPNWSRDGEFLVINGDGLLYALPLDEDDPEPELIDTGFAVRLNNDHGISPDGASIAFSDHTLFGKSCIYLLGDGDDEPRQVTDKMPSYWHGWSPDGKELAYCGERNGAFDIYTISTKGGAERRLTNGEGHNDGPDYTPDGQWIYFNSSRTGTMQIWRMRIDGSDLQQLTSDGYGDWFPHPSPDGKKVLFLSYDADVEGHPRDKQVRLRLMDADGGNVETLIEFFGGQGSINVPNWAPDGSAFAFVRYFPVEA from the coding sequence ATGCGCAGTTCGGTCGAGATCTACGATATGACGACCCGAGAATGCGAGGTCGTCTGGCAGACGGATGACCTCGTCGAGGCGCCCAACTGGTCGCGCGATGGCGAGTTTCTGGTCATCAACGGCGATGGTCTTCTTTATGCGTTGCCGCTCGATGAAGACGATCCCGAACCGGAACTGATCGACACGGGTTTTGCCGTGCGTCTCAACAATGATCACGGGATCTCGCCGGATGGCGCCTCGATCGCTTTCTCCGACCATACGCTCTTCGGCAAGTCCTGCATCTATCTGCTGGGTGATGGTGACGACGAGCCGCGCCAGGTCACCGACAAAATGCCATCCTACTGGCACGGCTGGTCGCCGGACGGTAAGGAGCTTGCCTATTGCGGCGAGCGCAACGGCGCCTTCGATATCTATACCATCTCGACCAAGGGCGGGGCCGAGCGGCGGCTGACGAACGGCGAAGGGCACAATGATGGTCCCGATTATACGCCTGATGGTCAGTGGATCTATTTCAACTCCAGCCGGACCGGCACCATGCAGATCTGGCGCATGCGCATCGATGGCAGCGACCTGCAGCAGCTGACCTCAGACGGTTATGGTGACTGGTTCCCGCATCCCTCTCCGGATGGGAAGAAGGTGCTCTTCCTCTCCTACGATGCCGATGTCGAAGGCCATCCGCGCGACAAGCAGGTACGGCTTCGGTTGATGGATGCCGATGGCGGCAATGTCGAAACACTCATCGAGTTCTTCGGCGGTCAGGGCTCGATCAATGTGCCGAACTGGGCGCCGGACGGATCGGCTTTCGCCTTTGTCCGCTACTTCCCGGTCGAGGCCTGA
- a CDS encoding alpha/beta hydrolase family protein, whose amino-acid sequence MTQHVMEKFEIQFETTDHFALHGTLMRGSGDGPLALISSAAAVPRGFYARFAEHLVTQHGFRAALIYDYRGVAGSQAPRHWKRPLLMRDWAHFDMPAALHRLELEAPDHPLVGIGQSFGGQVLALGGRSKRFSRYLMVATMTGYWGNTKPRFRVFSQMNLVGVPLATLLGKVPGRIGLGQTLPGTIFREWARWGRHPEYFFADPTMDAARRFAEVETPILAIGLTDDPWGTPKAQQALLKYYNRAPTEIRWISPEDAGGRVGHLGFFRSAFKDTLWQPAIDWLKR is encoded by the coding sequence ATGACGCAACACGTGATGGAAAAATTCGAGATCCAGTTCGAAACGACGGATCATTTTGCCCTGCACGGCACATTGATGCGCGGCAGCGGTGATGGGCCGCTGGCCCTGATTTCGTCGGCAGCCGCGGTCCCCCGCGGTTTCTATGCCCGCTTTGCCGAGCATCTCGTGACCCAGCACGGTTTCAGAGCGGCACTCATTTACGACTATCGCGGGGTCGCCGGCTCACAGGCTCCGCGCCACTGGAAACGTCCGTTGCTGATGCGCGACTGGGCGCATTTCGACATGCCCGCCGCCCTGCATCGGCTTGAATTGGAAGCGCCAGATCACCCGCTTGTCGGCATCGGCCAATCCTTCGGCGGACAGGTGCTCGCCCTTGGCGGACGCTCGAAGCGCTTCTCCCGCTATCTGATGGTGGCGACAATGACGGGCTACTGGGGCAATACCAAGCCGCGCTTTCGCGTCTTCAGCCAGATGAACCTCGTCGGCGTCCCCCTGGCAACGCTGCTCGGCAAGGTCCCCGGGCGGATCGGCCTCGGCCAGACCCTGCCGGGCACCATCTTCAGGGAATGGGCACGCTGGGGCAGACATCCCGAATATTTCTTCGCCGACCCGACGATGGATGCCGCCCGCCGCTTTGCGGAGGTTGAGACTCCGATCCTGGCGATCGGACTGACGGACGACCCCTGGGGCACGCCGAAAGCGCAGCAGGCGCTGCTCAAATACTACAACCGTGCTCCGACGGAGATCCGCTGGATTTCGCCGGAGGACGCTGGCGGCCGCGTCGGACACCTTGGCTTCTTCCGATCAGCCTTCAAAGACACATTGTGGCAACCTGCGATCGACTGGTTGAAACGCTAG
- a CDS encoding GFA family protein produces the protein MQDKTGRCLCGAVTITVRGKLGPVSYCHCSQCRRQTGLYYATADAAISDVEITGRDSIGTFRASADAERAFCRQCGSALYWKGNGEGRMSLMAGLFPNPTGFEGGYHIFCADKGDFYEINDGLPQYAASRN, from the coding sequence ATGCAAGACAAGACGGGGCGCTGCCTGTGCGGCGCGGTGACGATCACGGTTCGGGGAAAACTCGGTCCGGTCAGCTATTGTCACTGCTCGCAGTGCCGTCGGCAGACCGGGCTCTATTATGCTACGGCGGATGCCGCGATCTCCGATGTCGAGATTACGGGGCGCGACAGCATCGGGACCTTTCGCGCAAGCGCGGACGCTGAACGTGCTTTTTGCCGCCAGTGCGGCTCGGCACTCTACTGGAAGGGTAATGGAGAGGGCAGGATGTCGCTCATGGCCGGCCTTTTCCCGAACCCGACGGGGTTCGAAGGCGGCTACCACATCTTCTGCGCCGACAAGGGCGACTTCTACGAGATCAATGACGGACTGCCGCAATATGCCGCGAGCCGCAACTGA
- a CDS encoding class II 3-deoxy-7-phosphoheptulonate synthase: MAQNWTPSSWRQKPIKQVPAYPDLDALKAAEQQLSTYPPLVFAGEARRLKKSLAQVAEGEAFLLQGGDCAESFAEHGADNIRDFFRAFLQMAVVLTFGAQLPVVKVGRIAGQFAKPRSSDMEKIGDVELPSYRGDIINGIEFTEDARIPSPERQLMAYRQSAATLNLLRAFAMGGYANLENVHQWMLGFVKDSPQAERYRKLADRISETMDFMKAVGITSENNPSLRETDFFTSHEALLLGYEEALTRVDSTSGDWYATSGHMIWIGDRTRQADHAHLEYCRGIKNPIGLKCGPSLQADDLLNLIDILNPQNEAGRLTLICRFGHDKVAEHLPRLIRAVEREGRKVVWSCDPMHGNTITLNNYKTRPFERILSEVESFFQIHRAEGSHPGGIHIEMTGKDVTECTGGARAVTGNDLADRYHTHCDPRLNADQALELAFLLAERMKSGRDEKRMMVANG; encoded by the coding sequence ATGGCGCAGAATTGGACCCCGAGCAGCTGGAGACAGAAGCCCATCAAGCAGGTTCCGGCTTATCCGGACCTCGATGCATTGAAGGCTGCCGAGCAGCAGCTCTCGACCTATCCGCCGCTGGTCTTTGCGGGTGAAGCCCGTCGCCTGAAGAAGTCGCTTGCCCAGGTCGCCGAGGGTGAGGCATTCCTGCTGCAGGGCGGCGATTGTGCCGAGAGCTTCGCCGAGCATGGCGCCGACAATATCCGCGACTTCTTCCGCGCCTTCCTGCAGATGGCCGTTGTCCTGACCTTTGGCGCGCAGCTGCCGGTGGTCAAGGTTGGTCGTATCGCCGGCCAGTTTGCCAAGCCGCGCTCGTCCGACATGGAAAAGATTGGCGACGTCGAGCTGCCGAGCTACCGTGGCGACATCATCAACGGCATCGAATTCACCGAGGACGCGCGCATTCCGAGCCCGGAACGCCAGCTGATGGCCTATCGCCAGTCGGCGGCGACGCTCAACCTGCTGCGCGCTTTCGCCATGGGTGGCTATGCCAACCTCGAGAACGTGCATCAGTGGATGCTGGGCTTCGTCAAGGATAGCCCGCAGGCCGAGCGCTACCGCAAGCTGGCCGACCGTATTTCCGAAACCATGGATTTCATGAAGGCTGTCGGCATCACCTCGGAAAACAATCCGAGCCTGCGCGAGACCGATTTCTTCACCAGCCACGAGGCCCTGCTTCTCGGCTATGAAGAAGCGCTCACCCGCGTCGATTCGACCTCGGGCGACTGGTATGCCACGTCTGGCCACATGATCTGGATCGGCGACCGTACCCGCCAGGCCGATCATGCACACCTGGAATACTGCCGTGGCATCAAGAACCCGATCGGCCTGAAGTGCGGCCCGTCGCTGCAGGCGGACGATCTTCTGAACCTGATCGACATCCTGAACCCGCAGAACGAAGCCGGTCGCCTGACCCTGATCTGCCGCTTCGGTCACGACAAGGTTGCCGAGCACCTGCCGCGCCTCATCCGTGCCGTCGAGCGCGAGGGGCGCAAGGTCGTGTGGTCCTGCGATCCCATGCATGGCAACACGATTACGCTCAACAACTACAAGACCCGTCCCTTCGAGCGGATCCTGTCGGAAGTCGAGAGCTTCTTCCAGATCCACCGTGCGGAAGGCTCGCATCCGGGTGGTATCCACATCGAGATGACCGGCAAGGACGTCACCGAATGCACCGGCGGTGCGCGTGCCGTTACCGGCAACGATCTGGCCGACCGCTACCACACCCATTGCGACCCGCGTCTCAATGCCGACCAGGCTCTGGAACTTGCCTTCCTGCTTGCCGAGCGGATGAAGAGCGGCCGCGACGAAAAGCGGATGATGGTTGCGAACGGCTGA
- a CDS encoding LTA synthase family protein — MTPSHDLEFDVVQTSPKSRIANVVSAVGVLREREIGSSWIIQFAIQLINTGLIAAAIVFLSEILARGSMVDVVDYMTASNRPGLVAVGIVFLILAFADAIIGKAYQSTLLIAPLAILPAFFSGQKQLFLSDPLFPSDLLFGRQILQLLPAMVAAEPMKAVALAIGGLVAVAAFFALIWKSRKVFPRLNLTGRGVRVALAIPLLAGFASLMDPMTYSALRDRLKIVPMMWDQKENYRHNGFLLAFAFNVPMANVAAPDGYSKVAITDMQTDLLPASFFSGRQADVIVVMSESLWDPTRMSSIRYSADPMPTIRASQSGHVFSPEFGGMTANVEFEALTGFSNAFLPYGSIPYQQYIRRPVPSLATFFESKGYVTKAFHPFQGWFWNRNNVYQSLGFRQFHSEETMPAMDKRGIFASDDALTRYIIKEADNTDEPFFFFAVTLQGHGPYERNRYVKNTIGVDAPTLSERNVSALETYTQGVKEADESLKDLMDWAKKRRRETIIVLFGDHLPPLHEVYTESGYMANVVATRKASVETMKREHETPLVVWSSKRGVQKDIGSVSPSQLPYYIVHMAGYRHPYYTGMLGRVAERYAVIDRHQLIGRNNKAQADWALSGRIDPLIRDYRLLQHDVMFGEGYGMERFFPEQSGRLQPSS, encoded by the coding sequence ATGACACCCTCCCATGACCTGGAGTTCGACGTGGTCCAAACCAGCCCGAAATCGCGAATCGCAAATGTCGTTAGCGCCGTCGGCGTCCTGCGCGAGCGCGAAATCGGCAGCTCTTGGATCATCCAATTTGCGATTCAGCTGATAAACACCGGGCTTATTGCCGCCGCCATCGTCTTCCTGAGCGAGATTTTGGCGCGCGGCAGCATGGTCGATGTGGTTGACTACATGACTGCGTCGAACCGGCCGGGTCTGGTGGCAGTCGGCATCGTATTCCTGATACTCGCCTTTGCCGATGCGATCATCGGCAAGGCTTATCAGTCGACACTTCTCATCGCCCCGCTGGCAATCCTGCCCGCCTTTTTCTCCGGCCAGAAGCAGCTTTTCCTGTCGGATCCGCTCTTCCCCAGCGACCTTCTCTTTGGTCGCCAGATCCTGCAGCTCCTGCCGGCCATGGTCGCCGCAGAACCGATGAAGGCAGTCGCACTTGCAATTGGCGGCCTTGTTGCCGTTGCGGCCTTTTTCGCGCTCATCTGGAAGAGCCGGAAGGTCTTCCCGCGCCTCAATCTGACAGGCCGCGGAGTTCGGGTTGCTCTTGCGATTCCGCTGCTCGCCGGCTTCGCGTCGCTGATGGATCCGATGACCTACTCGGCCTTGCGTGATCGGCTGAAAATCGTGCCGATGATGTGGGACCAGAAGGAAAACTATCGCCACAACGGTTTCCTGCTCGCCTTCGCCTTCAACGTGCCGATGGCCAACGTCGCAGCACCCGACGGCTACAGCAAGGTCGCGATTACCGACATGCAGACCGATCTGCTGCCGGCCTCCTTCTTCTCCGGCCGTCAGGCGGATGTCATCGTCGTCATGAGCGAATCCCTCTGGGATCCGACCCGCATGAGCAGCATCCGCTATTCGGCGGATCCGATGCCAACCATCAGGGCGAGCCAGTCCGGCCACGTCTTCTCGCCGGAATTCGGCGGCATGACCGCCAATGTCGAATTCGAGGCCCTGACCGGCTTTTCGAACGCCTTCCTGCCCTATGGCAGCATCCCCTATCAGCAGTATATCCGCCGCCCGGTCCCCTCGCTTGCGACCTTCTTTGAATCCAAGGGCTATGTGACGAAGGCTTTCCATCCCTTCCAGGGCTGGTTCTGGAACCGTAACAATGTCTACCAGTCGCTCGGTTTCCGGCAGTTTCATTCGGAAGAGACCATGCCGGCCATGGACAAACGGGGCATCTTTGCTTCCGACGACGCGCTCACCCGTTACATCATCAAGGAGGCCGACAACACGGACGAGCCCTTCTTCTTCTTCGCCGTCACGCTGCAGGGCCACGGCCCGTACGAGCGCAACCGCTATGTGAAGAATACCATCGGCGTGGATGCCCCCACCCTGTCCGAGCGCAATGTCAGCGCGCTGGAGACCTATACACAGGGCGTGAAGGAAGCCGACGAGAGCCTCAAGGATCTGATGGACTGGGCCAAGAAGCGGCGCCGCGAAACGATCATTGTTCTCTTCGGCGACCATTTACCGCCACTCCACGAGGTCTATACCGAAAGTGGCTATATGGCGAATGTGGTTGCAACCCGCAAAGCCTCGGTCGAGACGATGAAGCGCGAGCATGAGACGCCGCTGGTCGTCTGGTCGTCCAAGCGCGGCGTCCAGAAGGATATCGGCTCGGTCAGCCCATCGCAGTTGCCCTACTATATCGTCCACATGGCCGGTTATCGCCACCCCTATTACACCGGCATGCTCGGTCGTGTGGCAGAACGTTACGCCGTCATCGACCGCCATCAGCTCATCGGCCGCAACAACAAGGCCCAGGCTGACTGGGCGCTGTCCGGCCGGATCGATCCGCTCATCCGTGACTATCGCCTGCTTCAGCATGACGTGATGTTCGGCGAAGGCTACGGAATGGAACGTTTCTTCCCGGAACAATCGGGTAGACTTCAGCCGAGCAGTTGA
- a CDS encoding NAD+ synthase, translating to MSEAKKISDVLRIAVAQFNPVVGDVAGNLAKARAARADAAGQGADLLLLTELFISGYPPEDLVLKPSFLKACLQAVEALAADTADGGPGVIVGFPREGEKGRHNSVAILDGGKILAFRDKIDLPNYGEFDEKRVFTEGEMPGPVNFRGVRIGVPICEEIWNDLGVCETLAETGAEILLVPNGSPYYRGKVDIRHQVALRQVIETGLPLVFANQLGGQDELVFDGASFAFNGDKSLAFQMSQFEETLSVTTWKRTADGWRCDQGPMSRIPEKEEADYRACVLGFRDYVNKNGFKSVVLGLSGGIDSAICAAIAVDALGEERVRTIMLPYRYTSQESFADAEACAKALGCHYDIVPIQDPVEGFLSSLSDMFEGTESGITEENLQSRTRGTILMAISNKFGSMVVTTGNKSEMSVGYATLYGDMNGGFNPIKDLYKMQVYALSAWRNENVPPGALGPSGEVIPANILSKAPSAELRPNQTDQDSLPPYPVLDDILECLVEKEMGVDEIVARGHDIATVHRVEHLLYLAEYKRRQSAPGVKITKKNFGRDRRYPITNRFRDR from the coding sequence ATGAGCGAAGCAAAGAAGATCTCCGACGTCCTGCGCATTGCGGTGGCACAGTTCAATCCTGTCGTCGGCGATGTCGCCGGCAATCTGGCCAAGGCTCGCGCAGCGCGGGCGGATGCGGCCGGGCAGGGGGCTGACCTCCTCTTGCTGACGGAGCTCTTCATTTCCGGCTATCCGCCGGAAGATCTCGTCCTGAAGCCCTCCTTCCTGAAAGCCTGCCTGCAGGCCGTGGAGGCGCTCGCGGCTGACACCGCCGATGGCGGTCCGGGCGTCATCGTCGGCTTTCCGCGTGAGGGGGAGAAGGGACGGCACAATTCCGTCGCGATCCTCGATGGTGGCAAGATCCTCGCCTTTCGCGACAAGATCGATCTGCCGAACTACGGCGAATTCGACGAGAAGCGGGTGTTTACCGAAGGCGAGATGCCGGGGCCGGTGAATTTCCGCGGTGTCCGGATTGGCGTGCCGATCTGCGAGGAGATCTGGAACGATCTCGGTGTCTGCGAGACGCTTGCCGAGACGGGCGCCGAAATCCTGCTCGTGCCGAACGGCTCGCCCTATTATCGCGGCAAGGTCGATATCCGTCATCAGGTGGCGCTGCGCCAGGTGATCGAGACAGGCCTTCCTCTTGTGTTTGCCAACCAGCTCGGCGGTCAGGACGAACTCGTTTTCGATGGTGCGAGCTTTGCCTTCAACGGTGACAAGTCGCTTGCCTTCCAGATGAGCCAGTTCGAGGAGACGCTGTCGGTCACGACCTGGAAGCGGACCGCGGATGGCTGGCGCTGCGATCAGGGGCCGATGTCGCGCATTCCGGAAAAGGAAGAGGCCGACTACCGCGCCTGCGTTCTGGGCTTCCGGGATTATGTCAACAAGAACGGCTTCAAGAGCGTCGTGCTCGGGCTCTCCGGTGGTATCGATTCCGCCATCTGTGCGGCGATCGCGGTGGACGCGCTTGGCGAGGAGCGGGTTCGCACGATCATGCTGCCTTACCGATATACTTCTCAGGAAAGCTTTGCCGATGCCGAAGCCTGCGCCAAGGCACTCGGCTGCCACTACGATATCGTGCCGATCCAGGACCCGGTCGAAGGGTTTCTCTCGTCGCTGTCCGACATGTTCGAGGGGACCGAGAGCGGCATTACCGAAGAGAACCTGCAGAGCCGGACGCGCGGCACGATCCTGATGGCGATCTCCAACAAGTTCGGCTCCATGGTCGTGACGACCGGCAACAAGTCCGAGATGTCGGTGGGTTATGCCACGCTCTACGGCGACATGAATGGTGGTTTCAATCCGATCAAGGACCTCTACAAGATGCAGGTCTATGCGCTCTCGGCCTGGCGCAACGAAAACGTGCCGCCGGGTGCGCTTGGCCCGTCAGGCGAGGTGATCCCGGCCAATATCCTGTCGAAGGCACCGTCTGCGGAACTGCGCCCGAACCAGACCGACCAGGATTCCCTGCCGCCCTATCCGGTGCTTGACGACATTCTCGAATGCCTTGTCGAAAAGGAGATGGGCGTCGATGAGATCGTCGCGCGTGGCCATGACATTGCGACCGTTCACCGGGTCGAGCATCTGCTCTATCTCGCCGAATACAAGCGGCGGCAGTCGGCACCGGGCGTGAAGATCACCAAGAAGAATTTCGGACGCGATCGCCGCTATCCGATCACGAACCGGTTCCGGGATCGTTAG